Proteins from a genomic interval of Kitasatospora kifunensis:
- the atpE gene encoding ATP synthase F0 subunit C — translation MSIENLAAVNGSIASVGYGLAAIGPGIGLGLIFGNSVQAMARQPEAAGLIRTNMFIGLAVTEALALIGIVMPFVFGFK, via the coding sequence ATGTCGATCGAGAACCTCGCTGCGGTCAACGGCTCCATCGCCTCCGTCGGTTACGGCCTCGCGGCGATCGGCCCCGGCATTGGCCTCGGCCTCATCTTCGGCAACAGCGTGCAGGCCATGGCCCGTCAGCCCGAGGCGGCCGGCCTGATCCGCACCAACATGTTCATCGGCCTGGCCGTGACCGAGGCGCTCGCGCTCATCGGCATCGTCATGCCCTTCGTCTTCGGCTTCAAGTAA
- a CDS encoding MraY family glycosyltransferase, with the protein MREYLLVVFCTAAVTYLLVGPVRKFAIIAGAMPPVRARDVHREPTPRLGGIAMFGGLCAGLLVADHLTNLSRVFSDNSSDIKALLSGVGIMWVIGVLDDKWGVDALVKLGGQMIAAGVMVYQGITVITIPVPGVGSVSLSPTLGMVISVALVVVMVNAVNFIDGLDGLAGGMVCIAGMAFFLYSYRLWYGYSISEAAPAVLFSALLIGMCLGFLPHNLHPARIFMGDSGSMMLGLMLAVAAISVTGRVDPDLITAQTGGSQTATTHILVPIYIPLLLPLAVIALPLADLLLAVVRRTWAGRSPFAADKQHLHHRLLEIGHSHSRAVLIMYFWAALIAFGTVAFSVTNTGRTVVLACAGFCLIGIVVLLLPWFRPKAPAAVQAIVPPRYRRGSSGRRRPVRTAHRVRPAELGESASGEPGLGGETVESALGELSAADREILRGSGATALGGRGGERH; encoded by the coding sequence GTGCGTGAGTACCTGCTCGTGGTCTTCTGCACGGCCGCGGTGACCTACCTGCTGGTCGGCCCGGTCCGGAAGTTCGCGATCATCGCCGGCGCGATGCCGCCGGTCCGAGCCCGCGACGTGCACCGCGAGCCCACCCCGCGGCTGGGCGGCATCGCGATGTTCGGCGGGCTCTGCGCCGGGCTCCTGGTGGCCGACCACCTGACCAATCTGAGCCGGGTGTTCAGCGACAACTCCTCCGACATCAAGGCGCTGCTGTCCGGCGTCGGCATCATGTGGGTGATCGGCGTCCTGGACGACAAGTGGGGCGTGGACGCGCTGGTCAAGCTCGGCGGCCAGATGATCGCCGCCGGCGTGATGGTCTACCAGGGCATCACGGTGATCACGATCCCGGTCCCCGGAGTCGGCTCGGTCTCGCTCAGCCCCACCCTGGGCATGGTCATCTCGGTGGCCCTGGTGGTCGTCATGGTCAACGCGGTGAACTTCATCGACGGCCTGGACGGCCTGGCCGGCGGCATGGTCTGCATCGCCGGGATGGCCTTCTTCCTCTACTCCTACCGGCTCTGGTACGGCTACTCGATCAGCGAGGCGGCGCCTGCCGTGCTGTTCAGCGCGCTGCTGATCGGCATGTGCCTGGGCTTCCTGCCGCACAACCTGCACCCGGCCCGGATCTTCATGGGCGACTCCGGCTCGATGATGCTCGGACTGATGCTGGCGGTGGCCGCGATCTCGGTGACCGGCCGGGTCGACCCCGACCTGATCACCGCGCAGACCGGCGGATCGCAGACCGCCACCACCCACATCCTGGTGCCGATCTACATCCCGCTGCTGCTGCCGCTGGCGGTGATCGCGCTGCCGCTGGCCGACCTGCTGCTCGCCGTGGTGCGACGCACCTGGGCCGGGCGCTCGCCGTTCGCCGCCGACAAGCAGCACCTGCACCACCGGCTGCTGGAGATCGGCCACTCGCACAGCCGCGCCGTGCTGATCATGTACTTCTGGGCCGCGCTGATCGCCTTCGGCACGGTGGCCTTCTCGGTCACCAACACCGGCCGCACGGTGGTGCTGGCCTGCGCCGGGTTCTGCCTGATCGGCATCGTGGTGCTGCTGCTGCCCTGGTTCCGGCCCAAGGCGCCGGCGGCGGTGCAGGCGATCGTCCCGCCGCGCTACCGGCGGGGCAGTTCGGGGCGGCGGCGGCCGGTGCGCACGGCCCACCGCGTGCGCCCCGCCGAGCTGGGCGAGTCGGCCTCGGGCGAACCCGGGCTGGGCGGCGAGACGGTCGAGTCGGCCCTGGGCGAGCTGTCCGCCGCGGACCGGGAGATCCTGCGGGGCAGCGGGGCCACCGCGCTCGGCGGCCGGGGCGGCGAGCGGCACTGA
- a CDS encoding F0F1 ATP synthase subunit B, translated as MSLIAMQLASEDFNPLVPKAPELIIGLICFFVVFGLLGKKLLPSIEKVLAERRDQIEGGLERAEAAQAEAQAVLEQYRAELAEARHEAARITEHAREQGAALISEMREEGQRQREAIIAAGHAQIESDKKTATAALRQDVGSLASQLASRIVGESLEDHARQTGVIDRFMDELEAKASATAAVAK; from the coding sequence ATGTCGCTCATCGCGATGCAGTTGGCATCGGAGGACTTCAATCCTCTGGTGCCCAAGGCGCCTGAGCTCATCATCGGCCTGATCTGCTTCTTCGTGGTCTTCGGTCTGCTCGGCAAGAAGCTCCTCCCCAGCATCGAGAAGGTGCTGGCGGAGCGTCGGGACCAGATCGAGGGCGGCCTGGAGCGGGCTGAGGCCGCTCAGGCCGAGGCTCAGGCTGTTCTTGAGCAGTACCGCGCCGAGCTCGCTGAGGCGCGTCACGAGGCGGCTCGGATCACCGAGCACGCCCGTGAGCAGGGCGCTGCCCTGATCAGCGAGATGCGCGAGGAGGGCCAGCGTCAGCGCGAGGCCATCATCGCCGCCGGTCACGCTCAGATCGAGTCCGACAAGAAGACGGCCACCGCCGCTCTGCGTCAGGACGTCGGTTCGCTCGCCTCCCAGCTGGCGTCCCGCATCGTGGGTGAGTCCCTTGAGGACCACGCCCGGCAGACCGGTGTGATCGACCGCTTCATGGACGAGCTGGAGGCCAAGGCCAGCGCGACCGCGGCGGTCGCCAAGTGA
- a CDS encoding metallophosphoesterase family protein, giving the protein MTKTTDGRGGSLLAISDLHISYAENRSLVEALKPNSPDDWLIVAGDVSEIVDDIAWALGLLAERFAKVIWAPGNHELWSHGEDASQLRGVARYERLVEVCRGLGVVTPEDPYPVWHGQGGPVRIAPLFLLYDYTFRPAGTLTQQQALERAHEVGVVCSDEFLLHPDPYPSREAWCRARVAETERRLAACDPAVPLVLVNHYPLVRTPTDILHYPEFALWCGTTATADWHTRFNTAAMVYGHLHIPRTTWYDGVRFEEVSVGYPREWQRRPAGAPGLRQILPATGGAA; this is encoded by the coding sequence GTGACGAAAACCACTGATGGGCGTGGCGGCTCCCTCCTCGCCATCAGCGATCTGCACATCAGCTACGCCGAGAACCGCTCACTGGTCGAGGCGCTCAAACCGAACAGCCCGGACGACTGGCTGATCGTGGCGGGCGACGTCAGCGAGATCGTGGACGACATCGCCTGGGCGCTGGGGCTGCTCGCCGAGCGGTTCGCCAAGGTCATCTGGGCGCCGGGCAACCACGAGCTGTGGTCGCACGGCGAGGACGCCTCACAGCTGCGCGGGGTGGCCCGCTACGAGCGGCTGGTGGAGGTGTGCCGGGGCCTGGGCGTCGTGACGCCGGAGGACCCCTACCCGGTCTGGCACGGCCAGGGCGGACCGGTGCGGATCGCCCCGCTGTTCCTGCTGTACGACTACACCTTCCGCCCGGCCGGCACCCTCACCCAGCAGCAGGCGCTGGAGCGCGCGCACGAGGTCGGTGTGGTCTGCTCCGACGAGTTCCTGCTGCACCCCGACCCCTACCCCAGTCGCGAGGCCTGGTGCCGGGCCCGGGTGGCCGAGACCGAACGGCGGCTGGCGGCCTGCGACCCGGCGGTGCCGCTGGTCCTGGTCAACCACTACCCGCTGGTCCGCACGCCGACCGACATCCTGCACTACCCGGAGTTCGCGCTCTGGTGCGGCACCACGGCCACCGCCGACTGGCACACCCGCTTCAACACCGCGGCCATGGTCTACGGTCACCTGCACATACCCAGGACCACCTGGTACGACGGGGTCCGCTTCGAGGAGGTCTCGGTGGGCTACCCGCGCGAGTGGCAGCGACGCCCCGCCGGTGCCCCCGGGCTGCGCCAGATCCTGCCGGCCACCGGTGGTGCGGCGTGA
- a CDS encoding arsenate reductase/protein-tyrosine-phosphatase family protein, whose translation MTAQLYSGFDRLEAGWAPGGLASYLAVTPRPADSFRILFVCTGNVCRSPIAERLMRHELDTRLNERAAGRILVESAGTWGHEGAPMEAHAATVLGEYGVDSGNFAGRELLDEHVVEADLVLTATLDHRAQVISMGHAAGLRTFTLKEFTRLVSSIDPATLPEVGSGAEVTERARALVRAAAALRGWLLAASPEADEVDDPYGAPIGMFRNCGEEIFHALDPVLTALTGVPAPRHQDGGPAQS comes from the coding sequence TTGACGGCCCAGCTCTACTCCGGGTTCGACCGGCTCGAAGCCGGCTGGGCGCCCGGCGGCCTGGCCTCCTACCTCGCCGTCACGCCGCGCCCGGCCGACAGTTTCAGGATCCTCTTCGTCTGCACCGGCAACGTCTGCCGGTCGCCGATCGCCGAGCGGCTGATGCGCCATGAGCTGGACACCCGGCTGAACGAGCGGGCGGCCGGCCGGATCCTGGTGGAGAGCGCCGGCACCTGGGGCCACGAGGGCGCCCCGATGGAGGCGCACGCGGCCACCGTGCTCGGCGAGTACGGCGTGGACAGCGGCAACTTCGCCGGGCGCGAACTGCTGGACGAGCACGTGGTGGAGGCCGACCTGGTGCTCACCGCGACGCTGGACCACCGCGCCCAGGTGATCTCGATGGGTCACGCGGCGGGCTTGCGCACCTTCACGCTCAAGGAGTTCACCCGCCTGGTGAGCTCGATAGACCCGGCCACCCTGCCCGAGGTGGGCAGCGGCGCCGAGGTCACCGAGCGGGCCAGGGCCCTGGTGCGGGCGGCCGCCGCGCTGCGCGGCTGGCTGCTGGCGGCCAGCCCCGAGGCCGACGAGGTGGACGACCCCTACGGCGCACCGATCGGCATGTTCCGCAACTGCGGCGAGGAGATATTCCACGCGCTGGACCCGGTGCTCACCGCCCTGACGGGTGTACCCGCTCCGCGTCACCAGGACGGCGGCCCCGCACAGTCCTAG
- a CDS encoding 4'-phosphopantetheinyl transferase family protein — MIERILPDTVITVADASSAPVTERLFPAEEALISTSVATRQHEFRAVRLCARQALTKLGVPVAPILPGLRGAPGWPTGIVGSMTHCRGYRAAALAHATQLLSIGIDAEPAEPLPEGVLEAIARPEELTRLRALTAQRPDVPWDRLLFSAKESVYKAWFPLAQVFLDFSEASLTFDTEGGFTAEVLVPAPLVQGRRLTGFTGRWLVAQGLALTAISVPHAA, encoded by the coding sequence GTGATCGAGCGGATCCTGCCCGACACGGTGATCACCGTCGCCGACGCCAGCAGCGCCCCGGTCACCGAGCGGCTCTTCCCGGCCGAGGAGGCGCTGATCAGCACCTCGGTGGCGACCCGGCAGCACGAGTTCCGCGCCGTGCGGCTGTGCGCCCGGCAGGCGCTGACCAAGCTCGGCGTACCGGTGGCACCGATCCTGCCGGGCCTGCGGGGCGCGCCTGGCTGGCCCACCGGCATCGTCGGCAGCATGACGCACTGCCGGGGCTACCGGGCCGCCGCGCTCGCCCACGCGACGCAGCTGCTCAGCATCGGCATCGACGCGGAGCCCGCCGAGCCGCTGCCGGAGGGAGTGCTGGAGGCGATCGCCCGTCCCGAGGAGCTGACCCGGCTGCGGGCCCTGACCGCGCAGCGGCCCGATGTGCCCTGGGACCGGCTGCTCTTCAGCGCCAAGGAGAGCGTCTACAAGGCCTGGTTCCCGCTGGCCCAGGTGTTCCTCGACTTCTCCGAGGCCTCGCTGACGTTCGACACCGAGGGCGGCTTCACCGCCGAGGTGCTGGTCCCCGCTCCGCTGGTGCAGGGCCGTAGGCTGACCGGCTTCACCGGCCGCTGGCTGGTGGCGCAGGGCCTGGCGCTGACCGCGATCAGCGTGCCGCACGCGGCCTGA
- a CDS encoding L-threonylcarbamoyladenylate synthase: MSRRYDCADAGDRATGLREAASAIRRGELVVLPTDTVYGIGADAFNPEAVAGLLAAKGRGRNMPSPVLVGSPTTLHGLVTDFSEKAWELVDAFWPGGLTLVAKHQPSLRWDLGETRGTVAVRMPLHPVAIELLNNTGPLAVSSANKSGQPAPGDCEDAEYQLGDSVAVYLDGGKAEHGMASSIVDVTGKVPVLLRAGAVSIEQLREVVPDLEAGS, encoded by the coding sequence ATGAGCCGCCGTTACGACTGTGCCGACGCAGGCGACCGTGCCACCGGGCTGCGCGAGGCCGCCTCGGCGATCCGCCGTGGTGAGCTGGTCGTGCTGCCGACCGACACCGTCTACGGGATCGGCGCGGACGCCTTCAACCCGGAGGCCGTGGCCGGCCTGCTGGCCGCCAAGGGCCGCGGCCGCAACATGCCCTCCCCGGTGCTGGTCGGCTCGCCGACCACGCTGCACGGCCTGGTGACCGACTTCTCGGAGAAGGCCTGGGAGCTGGTCGACGCCTTCTGGCCCGGCGGGCTGACCCTGGTCGCCAAGCACCAGCCCTCGCTGCGCTGGGACCTGGGCGAGACGCGGGGCACCGTCGCGGTCCGGATGCCGCTGCACCCGGTCGCCATCGAGCTGCTGAACAACACCGGGCCGCTCGCCGTCTCCAGCGCCAACAAGTCCGGCCAGCCGGCCCCGGGCGACTGCGAGGACGCCGAGTACCAGCTGGGCGACTCGGTGGCGGTCTACCTGGACGGCGGCAAGGCCGAGCACGGCATGGCCTCCAGCATCGTCGACGTCACCGGCAAGGTGCCGGTCCTGCTGCGTGCGGGTGCCGTGAGCATCGAGCAGCTGAGGGAGGTCGTCCCCGACCTGGAGGCCGGCAGTTGA
- the atpA gene encoding F0F1 ATP synthase subunit alpha has protein sequence MAELTIRPEEIRDALADFVQSYQPDAASREEVGTVTDAADGIAHVEGLPSVMANELLRFEDGTLGLALNLDTREIGVVILGEFSGIEEGQTVHRTGEVLSVSVGDGYLGRVVDPLGNPIDGLGEIVATGRRALELQAPGVMVRKSVKEPLQTGIKAIDAMTPIGRGQRQLIIGDRQTGKTAVAIDTIINQKDNWRSGDPKKQVRCVYVAVGQKGSTIAAVRGALEEAGALEYTTIVAAPASDPAGFKYLAPYTGSAIGQEWMYDGKHVLIIFDDLSKQAEAYRSVSLLLRRPPGREAYPGDVFYLHSRLLERCAKLNDELGGGSMTGLPIIETKANDVSAYIPTNVISITDGQCFLESDLFNAGIRPAVNVGISVSRVGGSAQIKAMRKVAGRLRLDLAQYRELEAFAAFGSDLDAASKAQLERGARMVELLKQGQYQPFPVEEQVASIWAGTTGQLDDVPVADIRRFEREFLDFLRIEHKTLLSGIVETGQLEDGTVDALTEAIKTFKLGFTTADGKLLGEQA, from the coding sequence ATGGCGGAGCTTACGATCCGGCCGGAGGAGATCCGGGACGCGCTGGCGGATTTCGTCCAGTCGTACCAGCCGGACGCCGCCTCGCGTGAAGAGGTCGGCACGGTCACTGACGCGGCGGACGGTATCGCCCATGTCGAGGGCCTGCCCTCGGTGATGGCCAACGAGCTGCTGAGGTTCGAGGACGGCACCCTCGGCCTGGCGCTGAACCTCGACACCCGCGAGATCGGTGTTGTCATCCTCGGTGAGTTCAGCGGCATCGAGGAGGGTCAGACGGTGCACCGCACCGGCGAGGTCCTCTCCGTGTCGGTTGGCGACGGCTACCTCGGCCGTGTCGTCGACCCGCTGGGCAACCCGATCGACGGCCTCGGTGAGATCGTCGCCACCGGCCGCCGCGCCCTGGAGCTGCAGGCCCCCGGCGTCATGGTCCGCAAGTCGGTCAAGGAGCCGCTGCAGACCGGCATCAAGGCCATCGACGCGATGACCCCGATCGGCCGTGGCCAGCGTCAGCTGATCATCGGCGACCGCCAGACCGGCAAGACCGCGGTGGCGATCGACACGATCATCAACCAGAAGGACAACTGGCGTTCCGGCGACCCGAAGAAGCAGGTCCGCTGCGTCTACGTCGCCGTCGGCCAGAAGGGCTCCACCATCGCCGCCGTCCGCGGCGCCCTGGAGGAGGCCGGCGCGCTGGAGTACACCACCATCGTGGCCGCTCCCGCCTCCGACCCGGCCGGCTTCAAGTACCTCGCCCCGTACACCGGTTCGGCCATCGGCCAGGAGTGGATGTACGACGGCAAGCACGTCCTGATCATCTTCGACGACCTGTCGAAGCAGGCCGAGGCCTACCGCTCCGTCTCCCTGCTGCTGCGCCGCCCGCCGGGCCGTGAGGCCTACCCGGGTGACGTCTTCTACCTGCACTCCCGCCTGCTGGAGCGCTGCGCCAAGCTGAACGACGAGCTCGGCGGCGGCTCGATGACCGGTCTGCCGATCATCGAGACCAAGGCCAACGACGTCTCGGCGTACATCCCGACCAACGTCATCTCGATCACCGACGGCCAGTGCTTCCTGGAGTCCGACCTGTTCAACGCCGGCATCCGCCCGGCCGTGAACGTCGGTATCTCGGTCTCCCGCGTCGGTGGCTCGGCCCAGATCAAGGCCATGCGCAAGGTCGCCGGCCGTCTGCGCCTGGACCTGGCCCAGTACCGCGAGCTGGAGGCGTTCGCCGCCTTCGGTTCCGACCTGGACGCGGCCTCCAAGGCGCAGCTGGAGCGCGGTGCCCGCATGGTCGAGCTGCTCAAGCAGGGCCAGTACCAGCCGTTCCCGGTCGAGGAGCAGGTCGCCTCGATCTGGGCCGGCACCACCGGCCAGCTGGACGACGTCCCGGTCGCCGACATCCGCCGCTTCGAGCGCGAGTTCCTCGACTTCCTGCGGATCGAGCACAAGACGCTGCTCAGCGGCATCGTCGAGACCGGTCAGCTGGAGGACGGCACGGTCGACGCGCTGACCGAGGCGATCAAGACCTTCAAGCTGGGCTTCACCACCGCCGACGGCAAGCTGCTCGGCGAGCAGGCCTGA
- the atpB gene encoding F0F1 ATP synthase subunit A: MSADRLTQLASGGCHLFSGCGFPAPGLNEFQFDSIFKVGSFGFNKPMLLSLIVMVLVVGFFWAAFAKPKVVPGKLQLLGEIGYDFVKRSIVLENIGKRGEKYTPMMVSLFFFVWLLNVMSVIPFAQFPAAAVIGFPAGLALMVWVTYMGLTFKKHGFIGGLKHLCWPSDVPAPVMFILVPIEFVSNIFLRPFTLAVRLFANMFAGHLLIVMFSVASWYLLSPSVGALYAGASFAMTLGLTAFELLIQFLQAYIFVLLACTYIGGALEESH, encoded by the coding sequence GTGAGTGCTGACAGGCTCACGCAGCTTGCCTCGGGAGGCTGCCACCTGTTCTCCGGCTGCGGCTTCCCTGCCCCCGGTCTGAACGAGTTCCAGTTCGACTCGATCTTCAAGGTTGGCAGCTTTGGCTTCAACAAGCCGATGCTGCTGTCGCTGATCGTCATGGTGCTGGTGGTCGGTTTCTTCTGGGCGGCGTTCGCCAAGCCGAAGGTGGTCCCCGGCAAGCTGCAGTTGCTGGGCGAGATCGGCTACGACTTCGTGAAGCGCAGCATCGTGCTGGAGAACATCGGTAAGCGGGGCGAGAAGTACACCCCGATGATGGTCTCGCTGTTCTTCTTCGTCTGGCTGCTGAACGTGATGTCGGTCATCCCGTTCGCCCAGTTCCCGGCGGCTGCGGTGATCGGCTTCCCGGCCGGCCTGGCGCTGATGGTCTGGGTCACCTACATGGGGCTGACCTTCAAGAAGCACGGTTTCATCGGCGGTCTGAAGCACCTGTGCTGGCCCTCCGACGTCCCGGCCCCGGTCATGTTCATCCTGGTGCCGATCGAGTTCGTGTCGAACATCTTCCTGCGGCCGTTCACGCTCGCGGTCCGACTGTTCGCCAACATGTTCGCCGGTCACCTGCTGATCGTCATGTTCTCGGTGGCCTCCTGGTACCTGCTCAGCCCGAGTGTCGGTGCTCTCTACGCGGGTGCGTCCTTCGCGATGACGCTGGGTCTGACGGCCTTCGAGCTGCTGATCCAGTTCCTGCAGGCGTACATCTTCGTGCTGCTCGCCTGCACCTACATCGGTGGCGCGCTCGAAGAGTCGCACTGA
- a CDS encoding F0F1 ATP synthase subunit delta, with protein sequence MIGASREALAAGRENLNSLTDNTSVDAAKLAEELSAVTALLDREVSLRRVLTDPARSGQDKADLVNSLLGRQVSGATLDLVSGLVRSRWSGSRDLVDSVEQLAAYGEVIAAEQAGKLDDLEDELFRFGRIVSGSHELRAALTEPKAGAVAKTELIKKLLGGRAQAGTVRLVTSLVTHPRGRSLEQGLESFAKLAADRRGRVVALVTTAVPLSDGQRERLSGALAKLYGRPVLLNIDVDPTVVGGVRVQIGDEIIDGTVSSRLDGARQALEG encoded by the coding sequence GTGATCGGCGCCAGCCGTGAGGCCCTGGCCGCCGGCCGGGAGAACCTCAACAGCCTGACCGACAACACCTCGGTGGACGCGGCCAAGCTGGCGGAGGAACTCAGCGCCGTCACCGCGCTGCTGGACCGCGAGGTCTCGCTGCGCCGCGTGCTGACCGACCCTGCGCGGTCCGGTCAGGACAAGGCCGACCTGGTCAACTCGCTGCTGGGCCGTCAGGTTTCCGGTGCGACCCTGGACCTGGTGTCCGGTCTGGTCCGGTCCCGCTGGTCCGGCTCGCGCGACCTGGTCGACTCGGTCGAGCAGCTCGCCGCCTACGGCGAGGTCATCGCCGCGGAGCAGGCGGGCAAGCTGGACGACCTCGAGGACGAGCTCTTCCGGTTCGGCCGGATCGTCAGCGGCTCGCACGAGCTGCGTGCCGCGCTGACCGAGCCGAAGGCCGGCGCCGTCGCCAAGACGGAGCTGATCAAGAAGCTGCTCGGCGGCCGCGCCCAGGCGGGCACGGTCCGTCTGGTCACCTCGCTGGTCACCCACCCGCGTGGCCGTAGCCTGGAGCAGGGCCTGGAGTCCTTCGCCAAGCTCGCCGCCGACCGCCGCGGCCGCGTGGTGGCTCTGGTCACCACTGCCGTTCCGCTCAGCGACGGTCAGCGGGAGCGCCTGTCGGGCGCGCTGGCCAAGCTGTACGGGCGCCCGGTGCTCCTGAACATCGATGTCGACCCCACGGTCGTCGGCGGTGTCCGGGTGCAGATCGGTGACGAGATCATCGACGGCACCGTGTCGAGCCGCCTTGACGGCGCTCGCCAGGCCCTCGAAGGCTGA
- a CDS encoding serine hydroxymethyltransferase: MTLTDAAHALQARHAWEPPRALSAADPELADLLSAEAERRASGLQLLAGENLATEAVLAALAGPLVDKYAEGYPGRRHHTGCAVADATELLAISRARALFAAEHANVQPRSGTSAMLAAFAALLRPGDSVLAMSLEHGGHLSCGSRANFSGRWFDVIGYGVREQDGLIDLDQVRELAKAHRPKAIIAGSISYPRRLDWAAFREIADEVDAYLVASAAQITGLVAAGAVPSPVPYADVVVAATHKLLRGPRGGLLLCTGELADRVDRAVFPFTQGGAAMNEVAAKAVAFAQATTPEFGAYIARAVEGARALATALARTGARPLTGGTDTHLVTADVSALGVTGAQAERRCAAAGLMLGKCAVPFDAAPAAETSGIRLGTGAAAALGLGPAELAEVGALIGALLSGGAPAAAAARVRELLQAAGAKGSR; this comes from the coding sequence ATGACCCTCACCGATGCCGCGCACGCTCTTCAAGCACGCCACGCCTGGGAGCCGCCCCGGGCCCTGAGCGCGGCCGATCCCGAACTGGCCGACCTGCTGTCGGCGGAGGCCGAGCGACGGGCGAGCGGCCTGCAACTGCTGGCGGGGGAGAACCTGGCCACCGAGGCCGTGCTGGCGGCGCTGGCCGGTCCGCTGGTGGACAAGTACGCGGAGGGCTATCCGGGCCGCCGCCACCACACCGGCTGCGCCGTGGCGGACGCCACCGAACTGCTCGCGATCTCCCGGGCCCGCGCACTGTTCGCCGCCGAGCACGCCAACGTCCAGCCCAGGTCCGGCACTTCGGCGATGCTGGCGGCCTTCGCGGCGCTGCTGCGCCCGGGCGACTCGGTGCTCGCGATGTCGCTGGAGCACGGCGGCCACCTGTCCTGCGGCTCGCGCGCCAACTTCTCCGGGCGCTGGTTCGACGTGATCGGCTACGGGGTGCGCGAGCAGGACGGGCTGATCGACCTGGACCAGGTCCGCGAGCTGGCCAAGGCGCACCGGCCCAAGGCGATCATCGCCGGCTCGATCTCCTACCCCCGCCGGCTGGACTGGGCGGCCTTCAGGGAGATCGCCGACGAGGTGGACGCCTATCTCGTCGCCTCGGCCGCGCAGATCACCGGGCTGGTGGCGGCGGGCGCCGTGCCCTCCCCGGTGCCGTACGCCGACGTGGTGGTGGCCGCCACCCACAAGCTGCTGCGCGGCCCGCGCGGCGGCCTGCTGCTGTGCACCGGGGAGCTGGCCGACCGGGTGGACCGGGCGGTCTTCCCGTTCACCCAGGGCGGGGCGGCGATGAACGAGGTGGCGGCCAAGGCGGTGGCCTTCGCGCAGGCGACCACCCCCGAGTTCGGCGCGTACATCGCACGCGCGGTGGAGGGCGCGCGTGCCCTGGCGACGGCGCTGGCGCGCACCGGTGCCCGGCCGCTGACCGGTGGCACCGACACCCACCTGGTGACCGCGGACGTCAGCGCGCTGGGTGTCACCGGCGCGCAGGCCGAGCGCCGGTGCGCGGCGGCCGGGCTGATGCTCGGCAAGTGCGCGGTCCCCTTCGACGCCGCGCCGGCCGCCGAGACCTCCGGGATCCGCCTGGGCACCGGAGCCGCGGCCGCGCTCGGGCTGGGCCCGGCCGAGCTCGCCGAGGTCGGCGCGCTGATCGGAGCCCTGCTCAGCGGGGGTGCGCCCGCCGCGGCGGCGGCCCGGGTGCGCGAACTCCTCCAGGCGGCAGGGGCGAAAGGCAGCCGGTAG
- the prmC gene encoding peptide chain release factor N(5)-glutamine methyltransferase, with translation MNLLLAEVAQATQRLAAAGVPSPRFDAEELAAHIHHVKRSQLHTVKDADFDARYWEAVSRREAREPLQHITGRAFFRYLELEVGPGVFVPRPETETVVEWAIEAVREMDVAEPLVVDLCSGSGAIALALAQELPRSIVHAFELDEGALNYTRRNIAASPDSDRITLHAGDATLAFAGDSSWDGRFDLVISNPPYIPLTEWEYVAPEARDHDPQLSLFSGEDGLDTIRGIERVAARLLRPGGAVVIEHADTQGGQVPWIFNEEGGWTDTADHRDLNGRPRFTTARRARS, from the coding sequence ATGAACCTGCTGCTCGCCGAGGTGGCCCAGGCCACCCAGCGGTTGGCCGCGGCCGGCGTGCCGTCGCCGCGCTTCGACGCGGAGGAGCTCGCCGCACACATCCACCACGTCAAGCGCAGCCAGCTGCACACCGTGAAGGACGCCGACTTCGACGCCCGGTACTGGGAGGCGGTCTCGCGCCGCGAGGCGCGCGAGCCGCTGCAGCACATCACCGGGCGGGCCTTCTTCCGCTACCTGGAGCTGGAGGTCGGCCCCGGCGTCTTCGTGCCGCGACCCGAGACCGAGACCGTCGTCGAGTGGGCCATAGAAGCGGTTCGCGAGATGGACGTGGCCGAGCCGCTGGTGGTCGACCTGTGCTCCGGCTCGGGTGCGATCGCGCTCGCGCTGGCCCAGGAGCTGCCGCGCTCCATCGTGCACGCCTTCGAGCTGGACGAGGGAGCGCTGAACTACACCCGGCGCAACATCGCCGCCAGCCCCGACAGCGACCGGATCACGCTGCACGCGGGCGACGCCACCTTGGCCTTCGCCGGGGACAGCTCCTGGGACGGCCGGTTCGACCTGGTGATCAGCAACCCGCCGTACATCCCGCTGACCGAGTGGGAGTACGTGGCGCCCGAGGCCCGCGACCACGACCCGCAGCTCTCGCTCTTCTCCGGTGAGGACGGCCTGGACACCATCCGCGGCATCGAGCGGGTGGCCGCCCGGCTGCTGCGGCCCGGCGGCGCGGTGGTCATCGAGCACGCAGACACCCAGGGCGGCCAGGTGCCGTGGATCTTCAACGAGGAGGGCGGCTGGACGGACACGGCCGACCACCGGGATCTCAACGGGCGGCCGCGTTTCACGACAGCCCGAAGGGCGAGGTCGTGA